Within Gemmatimonadota bacterium, the genomic segment TCGCGAGACGCATCAGGATGGTGTCCAGGATGCCGCCGGCCTCGCCGGCCGCGACCATGTTCACGTAGAGCTCGGTGAACGCGTTCGGGTGCTTGGCGAGCGCGTCGGCGACGGTGTGGCCCGACTCGACGTCGAACACCACCTGCCGCGTCACGTTCTGGAGGACCGGGTTCTCCGACTGCTTCGAGAGGATGTCGAGCGCCTGCACGAGCGGCAGGCCCGAATTGATCATCGTCGAGAACTGTCGCGTGAAGATCACGATGTCGCGCATCGCGATCGACCCCTTCGTCTTGCTCGGGGTCTTCGACTGCTCTTCGACCTTGACGACGTTCATGCGCATCTTCTTCAGCTGCGCGACGGCGTCGTCCTTGCTCGAGGCCTCGATCGTGGCGCTCTTGAGCTCGCCCCGGCGGTGCGGGCGGTGTAGGAAAAGGCGGGCATGGGGTCTCCTGGTTACGAGGGGCTCAGCGGCGGCCCGCGCCGCCGGCCATCGGGCCGGACTTCGCGGAGGCCGACGGACCCTCCTCGATGGCGGTCTTGCCGATCATGCGGAGGAACTCGTTCGGGTCGCCCGAGACGCGGAGGCATTCCTCCTCCGTCACCTCCTTGGCGACGTACAGCTGGTAGAGCGCATCATTGAGCGTCTGCATGCCGAACTTCTTGCCGGACTGCATCGACGAGTAGATCTGGTGGATCTTGTCGTCGCGGATGAGCGCACGGATGGCCGGCGTGACCACGAGGATCTCCGCCGCCATCACCCGCCCCTTGCCGGTGCGCTTGGGGAGCAGCGTCTGCGTGATGATGCCCTCGAGCACGAACGCGAGTTGGGCGCGGACCTGCGCCTGCTGGTGGCTCGGGAAGACGTCGATGATGCGGTTGATCGCCTCGGCCGCCGAGTTGGTGTGCAGCGTGGCGAACGCGAGGTGACCCGTCTCGGCGATGGTGAGGCCGGCGTGGATCGTCTCGTGGTCGCGCATCTCGCCCACGAGCACCACGTCGGGATCCTCGCGGAGCGCGTACTTGAGGGCATTGCCGAACGACTTCGTGTCGCTCCCGACCTCGCGCTGGTTGACGATGCAACCCTGGTGCTTGTGGATGAACTCGATCGGGTCCTCGACCGTGAGGATGTGCCCCTTCCGCTCGCGGTTGATCTTGTCGATCATCGCGGCGAGCGTCGTCGACTTGCCCGAGCCGGTGGGACCGGTGACGAGCACCAGACCGCGCGGCTTCTCCGCGAGCTTGGCGATCACCGGCGGCAGGTTGAGGTCGGCGAACGTCTTGATGTTGAACGGGATCTGGCGCATCACGATCGAGACGCAACCGCGCTGCTTGAAGCAGTTGCCGCGGAAGCGCGCGAGGTTCTGGATGCCGAACGAGAAGTCGAGCTCGTCCTCCATCTCGAAGCGCTTCTTCTGGTTCTCGGTGAGCACCGAGTACGCGAGCTGCAGCGTGTCCTTCGGCTGGAGGATCACCTCCTGCCGGGACGACTGGATGTCCCCGTCGATGCGGAGCTTGGGGCGGTCGCCCGCGGTGATGTGCAGGTCGGACGCGCCGCGCTCGATCATCTCCTCGAGGAGGACGCGGAGGTTGACCTGGGGGGCGGCAGCGGAGGCGGGGGCGGTCATTCGGTGACGACGGAGGATGGGGGGAGGAGGACCGTCACGCGCTCGTCTCGCGAACGACCTGTTCCAGCGTGGTGATGCCCTTCCAGACCTTGAGCAGGCCGTCCATGCGCAGCGTGAGCATCCCGCCCTCGACCGCGGCGTCCTTGATCTCCGCAGCGCCGACGTTCTGCAGGATCAACTTTCGCAGTGACGGCGTCATGAACATGACCTCGTACGCGCCCTGGCGGCCCTTCAATCCCGAGCCGTTGCACGCGTCACAGCCCTTGCCCTTGAAGAAGGGCATGTCCATCACCTTCGTGTGCATCGTGACGTTCGCGAGGTGCGGCGCCGCGTCGGCGGGCGCACGCGCGATCATGTCCTTCACGGCCTGCTCGGTGAAGCGCAGGTCCTGGAGCGTCATCTCGGGCGTGAACTTCGCCGCCTCGAACTCGGCGGCGTCCGGACGGAACACGATCTTGCACTTGCCGCAGATCCGGCGGAGCAGGCGCTGCGCCAGCACGAGATTGAGCGCCGAGCTCACATTGAACGGTTCGAGTCCCATGTCCAGCAGGCGCGTCACCGTCTCGGCCGCGGAGTTCGTGTGCAGGGTCGAGAGCACGAGGTGACCCGTGAGCGCCGCCTTGATCGCGATGCCGCCCGTCTCAAGGTCGCGGATCTCGCCGACCATGATGATGTTCGGGTCCTGCCGCAGGAACGCCTTCAGCGCCGCCGCGAACGTCATCCCGATCTCGGTGCGCACCAGCACCTGGTTCACCCCGTAGAGGTTGTACTCCACGGGGTCCTCGGCCGTCATGATGTTCGTGTCGACCGAGTTCACTTTGCTGATGCAGCTGTACAGCGTCGTCGTCTTGCCCGAGCCCGTCGGACCGGTGACGAGCACCATGCCGTACGGGTTCTGCACCGCTTCCATCAGCTCCTTCTCGGCGCGCGGCTCGATGCCGAACTTCTCGAGGTCGAGCGTGAGGTTGCCCTTGTCAAGGATGCGGAGCACGACCTTCTCGCCGAAGAGCGTCGGGAGCGTCGAGACACGGTAGTCGATGACCTTCTTGCCCATCTTGAGCTTGATGCGGCCGTCCTGCGGCACGCGGCGCTCGGCGATGTTGAGCGCACTCATGATCTTGAAGCGCGAGATGAGCGCCGGCTGCATCTTCTTGGGCGGCTTCATGACCTCCTGCAGCGCGCCGTCGATCCGGTAGCGCACGCGCAGGTCATGCTCGAAGCATTCGAAATGGATATCGGACGCGCCGCGCTTCACCGCATCGGTGAGGATCGCGTTGATCAGCTTCACGACCGGGGCGTCGTCCACCGCGGCGGCGAGTGCCGCGGCCGACATCTCCTCCTTCTCCTCCTCGACGACCTCGAGGTCCTCCGTCTCCATCCCCTCGATCTCCGAGAGGAGGGTCGACATCTGGACGTCGTTCGACTCGTAGTGCTTCTCGATGACGTTCTTGAGCGTGAACTCGCCCGCAATCACCGGGAAGATGTCGTAGCGCGTGATGAACTTCAGGTCCTCGATCACGCCGAGGTTCGTCGGATCCGCCATCGCCACGGTCAGCGTGCGGCCGTCGCGCTTGAGCGGCAGGACGAGGTTCTTCGTCGCGAGGTCCGCCGGCACGAGCTTCACGATCTTGCTGTCGACCTCGAACTTCGACAGGTCGACCGCCGGCATCTTGTATTGCCGCGCGAGCGTGCGGACGAGGTCGTTCTCCTGGATGAAGCCGAGCTTTACCAGATTGTAGCCCACCCGGGTCCCGCTCTGCCGCTGCTCATCGAGCGCCTTCTGCACCTGCTCGCGCGAGACGAGGCCCTCCTTGATGAGGAGGTCCCCGATCCGTTCGCTGCCGGCGTTCGCTGCAGAGGCCATGCGTGTGGGGTCCCGATAGGTACGGACGGTATACGGCGCGCCCCCGGTCGGCGCGGCGCCGACCCGGGGAAGAATGCGTGAAGGTGCCCGCGCAGACGCGATGGTGTCAAGGACGACGACCGCGGCTCGCGAGCGGAACCTCCGTGTCGGGAGGACGAGGCGAACCGGAAAACGTGACATGCGGCCGAAGCCGCTCAGCCAGCGCCGGTCCGATCCCACGGACCTGATC encodes:
- a CDS encoding type IV pilus twitching motility protein PilT yields the protein MTAPASAAAPQVNLRVLLEEMIERGASDLHITAGDRPKLRIDGDIQSSRQEVILQPKDTLQLAYSVLTENQKKRFEMEDELDFSFGIQNLARFRGNCFKQRGCVSIVMRQIPFNIKTFADLNLPPVIAKLAEKPRGLVLVTGPTGSGKSTTLAAMIDKINRERKGHILTVEDPIEFIHKHQGCIVNQREVGSDTKSFGNALKYALREDPDVVLVGEMRDHETIHAGLTIAETGHLAFATLHTNSAAEAINRIIDVFPSHQQAQVRAQLAFVLEGIITQTLLPKRTGKGRVMAAEILVVTPAIRALIRDDKIHQIYSSMQSGKKFGMQTLNDALYQLYVAKEVTEEECLRVSGDPNEFLRMIGKTAIEEGPSASAKSGPMAGGAGRR
- the tadA gene encoding Flp pilus assembly complex ATPase component TadA, with product MASAANAGSERIGDLLIKEGLVSREQVQKALDEQRQSGTRVGYNLVKLGFIQENDLVRTLARQYKMPAVDLSKFEVDSKIVKLVPADLATKNLVLPLKRDGRTLTVAMADPTNLGVIEDLKFITRYDIFPVIAGEFTLKNVIEKHYESNDVQMSTLLSEIEGMETEDLEVVEEEKEEMSAAALAAAVDDAPVVKLINAILTDAVKRGASDIHFECFEHDLRVRYRIDGALQEVMKPPKKMQPALISRFKIMSALNIAERRVPQDGRIKLKMGKKVIDYRVSTLPTLFGEKVVLRILDKGNLTLDLEKFGIEPRAEKELMEAVQNPYGMVLVTGPTGSGKTTTLYSCISKVNSVDTNIMTAEDPVEYNLYGVNQVLVRTEIGMTFAAALKAFLRQDPNIIMVGEIRDLETGGIAIKAALTGHLVLSTLHTNSAAETVTRLLDMGLEPFNVSSALNLVLAQRLLRRICGKCKIVFRPDAAEFEAAKFTPEMTLQDLRFTEQAVKDMIARAPADAAPHLANVTMHTKVMDMPFFKGKGCDACNGSGLKGRQGAYEVMFMTPSLRKLILQNVGAAEIKDAAVEGGMLTLRMDGLLKVWKGITTLEQVVRETSA